One part of the Rhodococcus oxybenzonivorans genome encodes these proteins:
- a CDS encoding MBL fold metallo-hydrolase, with product MPSPTVVEVEQNVFCVTGTDVNWVLLRDGTDLTLIDAGYPADVPAVEESIRSIGGRPEDVRAILLTHAHIDHIGAINHFRDKYGTPVYMSAVETSHAKREYLEQAGEMDVVKNIWRPGMLRWSLRIARAGATRHVTVPHAAEFPAAGPLDLPGTPLPVATTGHTSGHTSYYLPSVGAVATGDSLVTGHPTSRTVGPQLLLPMFHHSQEEALASLDALATLDADLLIPGHGRTQRTPIRDAVATVRERAAGKNGSART from the coding sequence GTGCCGAGTCCTACTGTGGTCGAGGTCGAACAGAATGTGTTCTGTGTGACGGGGACCGATGTCAATTGGGTCCTGTTGCGGGATGGCACGGACCTGACGCTGATCGACGCGGGTTACCCCGCCGACGTTCCTGCCGTGGAAGAATCCATTCGTTCCATCGGTGGCCGGCCGGAGGATGTTCGGGCAATTCTCCTGACACACGCGCACATCGATCACATCGGAGCGATCAACCACTTCCGCGACAAGTACGGAACGCCGGTGTACATGTCCGCGGTGGAGACATCACACGCCAAGCGGGAGTACCTCGAACAGGCCGGTGAGATGGACGTCGTCAAGAACATCTGGCGGCCGGGAATGTTGCGGTGGTCCCTGCGCATCGCCCGGGCGGGCGCGACACGTCACGTCACCGTGCCCCACGCCGCCGAGTTCCCCGCCGCGGGTCCTCTCGACCTTCCCGGCACCCCGCTCCCGGTGGCGACCACCGGCCACACGTCCGGGCACACGTCGTACTACCTACCGTCTGTCGGCGCGGTGGCGACCGGAGACAGCCTCGTGACGGGGCACCCCACTTCCCGCACAGTGGGTCCGCAGCTGCTGCTCCCGATGTTCCATCACTCCCAAGAGGAGGCCCTTGCGTCGCTCGACGCCCTGGCCACCCTCGACGCCGATCTGCTCATTCCGGGTCACGGCCGAACACAGCGCACCCCGATCCGTGACGCCGTCGCTACGGTTCGCGAGCGAGCCGCCGGCAAGAACGGTTCCGCCCGCACCTGA